A region of the Ranitomeya variabilis isolate aRanVar5 chromosome 5, aRanVar5.hap1, whole genome shotgun sequence genome:
atactgatgattttggcatacaactcctgataacccaaaaaacctgtctcaataaattagcatatcaagaaaaggttctctaaacgacctattaccgtaatcttctgaatcaactaattaactctaaacacatgcaaaagatacctgaggcttttaaaaactccctgcctggttcattactcaaaacccccatcatgggtaagactagcgacctgacagatgtcaagaaggccatcactgacaccctcaagcaagagggtaagacccagaaagaaatttctcaacaaataggctgttcccagagtgctgtatcaaggcacctcaatggtaagtctgttggaaggaaacaatgtggcagaaaacgctgtacaacgagaagaggtgaccggaccctgaggaagattgtggagaaggaccgattccagaccttggggaacctgaggaagcagtggactgagtctggtgtggaaacatccagagccaccgtgcacaggcgtgtgcaggaaatgggctacaggtgccgcattccccaggtaaacagcggcagaagcgcctgacctgggctacagagaagcagcactggactgttgctaagtggtcccaagtacttttttctgatgaaagcaaattttgcatgtcattcggaaatcaaggtgccagagtctggaggaagactggggagaaggaaatgccaaaatgcctgaagtccagtgtcaagtacccacagtcagtgatggtgtggggtgccatgtcagctgctggtgttggtccactgtgtttcatcaagggcagggtcaatgcagctagctatcaggagattttgcagcacttcatgcttccatcggctgaaatgctttatggagatgaagatttcatttttcagcacgacctggcacctgctcacagtgccaaaaccactggtaaatggtttactgaccatggtattactgtgctcaattggcctgccaactctcctgacctgaaccccatagagaatctgtgggatattgtgaagagaaagttgagagacgcaagacccaacactctggatgagcttaaggccgctattgaagcatcctgggcctccataacatctcagcagtgtcacaggctgattgcctccatgccacgccgcattgaagcagtcatttctgccaaaggattcccgaccaagtattgagtgcataactgaacattattatttgatggttttttttgtttgttattaaaaaacacttttatttgattggacgggtgaaatatgctaatttattgagacaggttttttgggttatcaggagttgtatgccaaaatcatcagtattaaaacaataaaagacctgacaaatttcagttggtggataatgaatctataatatatgaaagtttaattgtaatcattacattatggtaaataatgaaatttaacactatatgctaattttttgagaaggacctgtatctgggCAAATTGATCTTGATCTGCCATCGTATGTGGGATTGAAACTGTTCGTAAATTTTAGTTTTTGGGCCGACAGCTGTTCCTCTCATTTCCCCCATACAAATACTTGGTGTGGCACATGGGTTTTTAATAGGGAGATGAGAATATCCCCTGCAAATCCCTCCGGCAGCTGCTTGACTCCCATGGAAACAAGGGATCGGACATATTGAAGTCCAACATGTTTGATCCTTTTGTCCTCCAGGGAGAGTCATCCTGTCTGTAGAACAGGTCTATAAGTCCAGCCCTGAAATATGTCATCACCTGTGTGCTCTCTATGTCCCAGATCAAAATCTCCGCTGAGAAGGAGCTGCTGGACGAGTGGTTGACCGTTCCCTGCATTGATAAATTTGGCAGCTGTACCTATAATGACATTTGTGATTTGCTGGACTCTTTCTTCAAGCCAGGACAGCAATGCCCAGGGCCATTGGCAACCTACGGCCTTCCCTGCCACTGCCCCTTCAAAGCTGTAAGTATCTATTGCTGACAACACAGAAACCAGGAGATTGGTGCCTCTAGGGGACttgagtatccaaagtcaaaagtcaaattaaaagctaaaaaaattgtataaaaaaaacacaaaaatcacATTATTATGTACAAAAATAAGCATAAGCCAAAAATTCGGTTTTGTATTTATCTCTTTCACCATGTGAAATAATAGATAGTTCCCCTTAAAAGAGTTatacccatctccaagatcctatcccaacatgtagtaggtggaataataatattagcaaacacattcaattagaaatgtggtatagttctcctgataagcTACTGAAATGacatagcttaggtatccatgggtatgaccactaacaactaactgtcactatatgagtggtcataaccatggatacctaagctactctaatgctctgcacatggggtaagtgacatagcttatcaggaaaactatactgcatttctaattggaagtatttgctaatattattattattacacccactatatttttggataggatcttggaggtgAGAATACCCCATTAAAGAAACTTGGAACTTATTCAGAAGGTGCTTGGGTCGCCTGACTCTCTACATTAACAAAAACATAATAATGTAATGGCTCTTTGAATGAGAGAAGTGAAACAAATTGACAGGTTCTTAAAGGAAATCGGTCTCCAGGATTATTTGAGAGGAGCATAATGTAAATACAGAGTCCCTGATTGCAGTGATTTGTCACTTGttgggctgcttggtgtagttgtgatcgaatcagtgttttatcagcaggagattatcactggaggactagtaatcctgctgcCATGTAGTACTCCATATGTATGAGCTCTGTAtgaccacgcccccaccactgattggcagctttcacagtgtacacagaaagctaccaatcagtggtgtgggcggggttatacagagctcagcattcagagcactgctagatttaCAGCaattaaaacagtgattttatctaaACTGcaacaagcaacccagtaagtgatacatcgctggaatcagggtctctgcccctacgtcatgctgtggtagcaaaacctgctgacagattcctactAAGAGGGTTCTCGGTTACCACAAACAGGATGGTTGGGGGGCATGTTGCAATTTAACCTATGAAATGTACTATGGAGGGACATAATGATTCTACTGTTCTCCATTTTTAGGGTTCCTACGCTCTCCCTACTACCAGCTTTAAGATCCCCAACGTGTCTCTCCCGTCCTGGATGGCTGACGGTAACTACCGAGTTACTGGAATTCTGACCCACAACAATAAGGAGATTGGATGCGCTAAACTTACGTTCACTCTGTCAACTGCCTCCTCTTGGTGGTGGTAAGGAGAGGAACCTGCAACTGCCTGAGACATAGGAGGATCCTAGTTCCAAAATGATTTCCCTAGATCCCATTGATGCCACCAGCATCCCCATTCCTAGCGGATAAATGCATATAGTTAATGGCACGTGTGTGTGtaccgatgtagcagagctgagtttgtcatttacttggcaaattcagctctgctacatctgtgaggACATGGTATTTATAACATTACCTGCATAATTTAAGCCTTGGATATAGACAACCTGTGACACTTGAACGTTGTCCTCCACGGTTCCGATAAGAAGTGTCGCCGTCCTGCACGCTCCGTTCCCTATCCTGCTAATTAATACGCCTGCTACGCGGTATTTCGGGGCTTATGAAGATGTTGTAATTAAGGACCTCAAAGTAAGGCTAATTGTGAAAACGAGTTGGAAAACATTTCTGACTTTGGAACGTTGAAAATATTCAAACTTTACTCACTTTCCCATTGTAGTTCCTTATGTCAGACGGCGGGGTACGCTCTGGTGACTATTCAGACTGTATGCTCCGCTCTATATAAATCCACCTGCTTCTGATTAATGTTCAATCACGGCCAATAAACCTGTTACTACTTACATAAGTTTGTCTGCATCATTTTTGTGCATAACAactaatatacagtgccttgcaaaagtattcaaaccctgtgaactttttctCATTTATTTTACTTGACACCCACacccttaaatgtattttattgagattCTATGTGATACCCCAACATGACCTACAATTatatgtgaagtgtaaaggaaatgatacatgagtTTCTAATTATTTtagaaatataaatctgaaaattgtgacctgcATTTGACTTCAGTCTGATATCCCCTAAATAAAATCCACCTTCAGGACATCACATAGTTAGTAAACTGAGTCCACCCATGTGTAATTTATTTTCAGTATAACTactgctgttctgtgaaggcctcagaggtttgtttgagaacgttagggatcaaacagcatcatgaaaaccaaggagcacaccggagaggtcagggataaagttgtggagaagagt
Encoded here:
- the LOC143776696 gene encoding ganglioside GM2 activator-like isoform X1; protein product: MANLALCVLVAFAAVGQLTEAMQVKSITWANCDSGKLPGTIKSLSISPDPVSIPGEATVSLVLNTDVPLSSPLQIKISAEKELLDEWLTVPCIDKFGSCTYNDICDLLDSFFKPGQQCPGPLATYGLPCHCPFKAGSYALPTTSFKIPNVSLPSWMADGNYRVTGILTHNNKEIGCAKLTFTLSTASSWWW
- the LOC143776696 gene encoding ganglioside GM2 activator-like isoform X2 codes for the protein MAMVAFWGLVVFAALGHLSDSMIIIPWWRLATQVKSITWANCDSGKLPGTIKSLSISPDPVSIPGEATVSLVLNTDVPLSSPLQIKISAEKELLDEWLTVPCIDKFGSCTYNDICDLLDSFFKPGQQCPGPLATYGLPCHCPFKAGSYALPTTSFKIPNVSLPSWMADGNYRVTGILTHNNKEIGCAKLTFTLSTASSWWW